From one Phocoena sinus isolate mPhoSin1 chromosome 6, mPhoSin1.pri, whole genome shotgun sequence genomic stretch:
- the ALDOB gene encoding fructose-bisphosphate aldolase B, with product MAYQFPALTSEQKKELSEIAQCIVASGKGILAADESVGTMGSRLQRIKVENTEENRRQFREILFTVDDSISQSIGGVILFHETLYQKDSQGRLFRDILKEKGIVVGIKLDQGGAPLAGTNKETTIQGLDGLSERCARYKKDGANFGKWRAVLKIDNQCPSHLAIQENANTLARYASICQQNGLVPIVEPEVIADGDHDMEHCQYVTEKVLAAVYKALNDHHVYLEGTLLKPNMVTAGHASTKKYTPEQVAMATVTALYRTVPAAVPGICFLSGGMSEEDATLNLNAINLCPLPKPWKLSFSYGRALQASALAAWSGKAANKKATQEAFMKRALANCQAAKGQYVHTGSSGAASTQSLFTACYTY from the exons ATGGCCTACCAATTTCCAGCCCTCACTTCAGAACAGAAGAAGGAGCTCTCAGAGATTGCCCAGTGCATTGTTGCCAGTGGGAAGGGGATCCTGGCTGCAGATGAGTCTGTAG GCACCATGGGGAGCCGCCTGCAGAGGATCAAGGTGGAGAACACTGAAGAGAACCGCCGGCAGTTCCGCGAAATCCTCTTCACCGTGGATGATTCCATCAGCCAGAGCATTGGGGGCGTGATCCTTTTCCATGAGACCCTCTACCAGAAGGACAGCCAGGGAAGGCTGTTCAGAGACATCCTCAAGGAAAAAGGGATCGTGGTGGGAATCAAG TTAGACCAAGGAGGTGCTCCCCTTGCAGGAACAAACAAGGAAACCACCATTCAAG GGCTTGATGGCCTTTCTGAACGCTGTGCTCGGTATAAGAAAGATGGTGCTAACTTTGGGAAGTGGCGTGCTGTGCTGAAGATTGACAACCAGTGTCCATCCCACCTTGCTATCCAGGAAAATGCCAACACCCTGGCCCGCTATGCCAGCATCTGTCAGCAG aatGGGCTAGTACCCATTGTTGAACCAGAGGTAATTGCTGATGGAGACCATGACATGGAACACTGCCAGTATGTTACTGAGAAG GTCCTGGCTGCTGTCTACAAGGCCCTGAATGACCATCATGTTTACTTGGAGGGCACCCTGTTGAAGCCCAACATGGTGACTGCTGGACATGCCTCCACCAAGAAGTATACTCCAGAGCAGGTGGCAATGGCCACTGTCACAGCTCTCTACCGTACTGTTCCTGCAGCTGTTCCTG GCATCTGCTTTTTGTCTGGTGGCATGAGTGAAGAGGATGCTACTCTCAACCTCAATGCTATCAACCTTTGCCCTCTACCAAAGCCCTGGAAACTAAGTTTCTCTTATGGACGGGCCCTGCAGGCCAGTGCACTGGCTGCCTGGAGTGGCAAGGCTGCAAACAAGAAGGCAACCCAGGAGGCTTTTATGAAGCGGGCCCTG GCTAACTGCCAGGCAGCCAAAGGACAGTATGTTCACACGGGCTCTTCTGGTGCTGCTTCTACCCAGTCGCTCTTCACAGCCTGCTATACCTACTAG